Genomic window (Propionibacteriaceae bacterium ZF39):
TCAGCCGGGAAGTCGACGGGCAACGGGTCCACCGGACACGGCAACCGGTACCTAGCCCGCGCCATCGGTGAAGCCGCAGTGTCTGCCGGGCGCACCGACACCTTCCTCGGCGTCCGGTACCGGCGCATCGCCCGAAGACGTGGGACGAAAAAGGCCATGGTCGCAGTCGGCCGCTCGATCCTAATCATCGTGTGGCACCTGCTCGCCGATCCCGAAGCCCGCTTCAACGACCTCGGCCCCGACCACTACGACAAGCGAGTCTCGACCACCGCCAAACGCCGCAGCCATATCCGCGGTCTCGAAGCACTCGGCTACACCGTCACCCTGCAACCCGCCGCCTGAGCACCACTCAAGCCCTACCCGGCTCCGCCGGGTGCTACCGCGTGCCCGGCTGGGTCCATTCTCGGACTAGCTTAGTTAGAACCCCCAGGCGGTGACGGTGACGAGGACGGCGACGATGAGCAGCCAGCCGGCCAGGATGGCACTGTGGTGGCGACCCGCCGCCCCTACGGCCCGATCGAGGGTGCCGGGGAGGCGGTGACGGATCAGGCCCAGGTTGGTGAGGGTGACGTACCAGAAGGTCGCGAACGTCGCCGCCCAAGCGGCCATGCAGTACGGGCAGAGGGCGTGGATGACGGTCAGACTCTGCACCATCAACCAGGCCACGAACACCGTCCCGAGCACGGCGCCGATCTGCAGGCCGATCGTGTACCAGCCGGCGAGCCGGCCGGCGGCGAGCAGCATCGCCCCCGTGGCGGCGACCACGGCGAACCCGGCGATCCCCAGGTAGGGGTTCGGGAACCCGAACACCGCCGCCTGCGGCGAGCTCATCACCGGACCGCAAGAGATCGCGGCGTTGACGCTGCACGACGGGGTGTAGAAGGGGTTGGTCAACAGCCAGTACTTCTCCACCGCCAACACGAACGCGGCAGCGAACCCCACCAGTCCCGCCACCAGCAGCACCCAGGCCACCGTCCGAGTCGCCACCACCGAGCCGTTGCCGTCAGAGTCGAGGCCCCCTGTATCAATGACGTCGGCGGGGGTGGTGCGGGTCACTGCTGGTCCAGGGCCTGGTCGAGGGCAGTGGTGAGGTCGTCGTAGGACTTCGGCTCCAGCCGCTGTCCGTTGAGGAAGAACGTCGGCGTGCCGGTCACGCCCATGGCCCGGCCGTCGTCGATGTCGGCCTGAATCCGCGCCATCGTGGCGTCGGAGGCGTAGTCGGCATCCCACTTGCCCATATCCAAGCCGAGCTCTTGGGCGAACTGGCGGAACAGGTCGTCCCTGGGAACCTGCTGCTCACCCCATTCGGACTGCGTCTCATACATCTTCTGGTACATCGCCTCAAACTGGCCCTGCTGCGCGGCCGCCTCGACGGCCCGTGCGGCCCGCTGCGCATTGAAGTGACCATCCAGCGGGAAGTAGCGGACCACGAACGACACCCGGTCGCCGTAGGCGGCGCGGAGCTGCTCGACCGCGGGGAACGCTGCCCCGCACGCCTCGCACTCGAAGTCGAGGAACTCCACGAACGTCACCTTGCCGTCAGGCGCATCCGAGAGCCGGTGCGAGTTGTCGCGCACCGTGACATTCGCCGCCGAGGCCGCTGTCGGCGGCTCGTTTCCCTGCGACCGCACCTGTAGGACGACAACGGCCGCCATCAGCAGCACCACCACCCCGGCGGCGACCGCGGTGACGATCCGGTTCCGCTTCTTTGACCGTGCGGCGGCCTGCTGCTGCGCGGCCAGCTGGGACCGCCTGCTCGACTGGTCACGGGGAGGTCGAGAGTTCTTGCGTCGGCTGGTCATGGGGTGAGTCGTCTCTCCTTCGTTCTCAGATGCGGCTAGTGCTCAACGGCTGCGACCGTCGATTGGTTGCCTCTCAGCAGCAGCTGCAGATCCCGGATGCGCCGTCTGGCGTCACCATGCCTCCGGCGAGCCCGGCATCCTCGTCCGGTCCGCAGCAGGGTGTCAGCCACGACACGTTCCCCCGAGTCAACCCGAACCGGTCAGCCAGATCCGACGGAAAGCTCAGCAGCAGCCGTCGCCGGGTTGGATCGGCCAGAGCCGTCCCCACCCGACCCAGCGCGTCCGCGTCCACCCACCACGGTCGGTCTGGTCACCGCGTCGACAAGCATGCCGGGCAGATTACAGCCGCTACTGAATCAGCCCGGAATGTCTCATCGTCGTACGACGATCTTGACAGATCCGTCTAGATCCGATGTCATCGTCTAATGACGATGAATTGGGCGCACCCGCTGGTGCACGAACTGGCCGAGGAAGCCGATGCCTCCGCCGAAGCCGGGCCGGCCGCTGCGGTCGACCTATTCCGCAGCCTCGCCGACCCCGCGAGGCTCACCATCCTGCGGCATCTCTCTCTCGGCGAGCACCGGGTGGTCGACCTCACCGCGCACCTCGGTCTGGCGCAGAGCACCACCTCAGCCCATCTGGCCTGCCTGCGCGACTGCGGCCTGGTCGCCTCCCGCACCGTGGGTCGGGCCTCGATGTACTCCCTGGCCGTCGAGGGCGAGCTGATGGGGCTGCTCGCGGCCGCCGAGCGGCTGCTGGCCGTCACCGGCGACGCGGTCACCCTGTGCCCCAGCAACCACGGCCCAGCCTCGGCTGACCCGACGCTGCGCGACTCGGCCGATGCGACAGCGACCCTCCGATGAGCGAGCTAGCTGCCCCCGCCGCCGGCCTGGTGTACGCGGCCGCGGTTGTGTTGCTGCTGATCCGGCGGAGCTGGCGGCAGTACCGGCTGACCGGGTCGACCGGGTTCAATGGATTCCGCGGCGCGGCGCAAGACCCGGCCGCCCGGGCCGGTGGGATCGGGTTCGCCATGGCCGTGTTGATCGGGCTGGTGGCGCCCTGGCTGGCCACGGCAGGACTGCTGCCCGTCTGGAACGTCCCGCTCCTCGTAGCCGCAGTCGGCGCCCTGGTCGCCGCTGCCGGCGTGCGCCTGGGCGTCACCGCGCAACAGGCGATGGGCCGCTCGTGGCGGATCGGAGTCGACCAGACCGAGACCACCGAGCTGGTCACCGACGGACCCTTCCGGCTGATCCGCAACCCGATCTTCACTGCGCTGATGATGATCCAGACCGGCACCGCGACCATGGCCCCGACCTGGCTCTCCCTGATCGGCGCTGGGCTAATGATCGCCGCCTGCCAGGTGCAGACCCGGCTGGTCGAAGAGCCCTACCTGCTGGCCCGCCACGACACCGCCTATCGGGCCTACGCGACAGCGGCCGGCCGGTTCGTGCCCGGTGCGGGTCGCCTCCGCGACGTCACGGCTCCATCCACACCGCACCCCTCCGGGGGTCGGTCATGACCGGAGGACACAGCCACTCCCACGCCCCGGTCACCGCGACCGGCCGGCACCGCCGCCGCCTGGTCCTGGTGGTGGCCATCACCGCCGCGGTGTTCGTCGCCCAGGTGATCGGCGGACTGGCGTCGGGGTCGCTGGCGCTGCTGGCCGACGCCGGGCACATGCTGACCGACTCCACCGGGCTGATCATCGCCTTGATCGCCGCCACCCTGGCCGCCCGGCCCGCCACCCCGGCCCACACCTACGGGCTGCAGCGGGTCGAGGTGCTGGCCGCCATGATCAACGGCCTGCTGCTGACCGGGATCGCGGTCTGGGTGCTGACCCGCGCCATCGAACGCTGGAACCAGCCGGTCGAGATCTCCAGCGGATTGATGCTGATCGTCGCCGTGATCGGGGCGATCGCCAACACCGTCGGCCTGCTGATCCTCCGCGGCGGCAAAGACGACAGCCTCAACCTCCGCGGCGCCTACCTGGAAGTCCTGGGCGACCTGCTCGGCTCCCTAGCTGTCATCGCCGCTGCCCTGATCATCACCTTCACCGGCTACACCCGCGCCGACTCGATCGCCTCCCTACTCATCTTCGTCATGATCATCCCGCGCGCGTTCTCGCTGCTCCGCGACGTCGTCGACGTCCTCCTGGAAGCCACCCCCCGCGGCATCGACCTCGACCAGATCCGCCAACACATCCTCGACATCGACGGCGTCACCGACGTGCACGACCTGCACGCCTGGACCATCACCAGCGGCGTACCCGTGCTCTCCGCCCACGTCGTCATCGACGCCACCTGGCTGGCCGAAGGCCGCAGCGGCCAAATCCTCGACCGCCTCAGCGAATGCCTCGGCGACCACTTCGACGTCGACCACTGCACCTTCCAACTCGAACCCGAAGGCCACCAAGCCCACGAACCCGCCCATCACGACTGACCCACCGAGCACCGCCGGCGGACCGGTGACCCCCTCGCCCCCAAGGGGTGGGGTCGAAGCCTTGATCGACGGAAACAAGCTCCTGTCGACGCAGCACTTCGCCTGAACCCAGGACAAAACGAACCGGCCCGCACCAATGAAAGTGGTGCGGGCCGGACCTGATTTTGTTCAGTGGCTGACGTACGGGCCAATCTGATTGATATGACGACGCACTCGTCGCGTCATCCGAAACCATTCTCCGCCTGGACGTATCCGCGCATCCGCGAATAGCTCGTGCAGCAACCGTTCGTCATCGGTCGGGGCCTGTGCAAAACGAGTGCTGGTGGGTGACTGCGCCGGGCGTCGAGGTCACTCGGGTTCTAGCGTGAGCTGCTTGCGGTGGTGGTCGAAGTGCTGGGTGCCGTAGTGGTAAACGTCCAAGACGCTCATGGTCTGGGTGAAGTAGGGGTCCCAGCCCGTCGGGAAGTGCATGCGCAGCGCCAGGCTCGCGTCAGACTCCCGGTCCAACCGCTGGTGCAACGCGGCGATGGTGCGGTCCACTTGGGCTAACAGCCGCCGGTCCCGGAAGAGGAGGCCACCACCGCACCCGCCGAGGTAGTTCACGACGTGGAACGGTCGAGTTCCCGCGTTCAGCACCATGGCGAACACGCGGCTGACCGGGTCGGGAAGCCGGCCCAGAGTGCGCACCAGTGGTAGCAAGGTGCGGACGACGAGGTAGCCCAGCAGCATGTGGAACAACATCTGCCGGTTGGTCCACCGGGTTCCCTCGGTCCGCCGCCGCAGAGCCGGCGGCGGGGCGTCCCGCACCAACCGGTGGAGCGTCTCTCGGGCTCGTTCTAGTTCCTCGTGCACCGATTGCCGGCTGACCCGTCCCTCCATCACCGGTCTCCTCCGCTGCACCGAGCTCAAGAGGCCAGCATGTCGCGACGCGACCGAGGCACGCCAGGCAGGCAGTGAGGCGGACGGCGTGACGCATCGACAGATCAGGCTCAGGCGGCGCAGCAGGAGAGTCTGGTGACGTCGGTGGTGAAGGACTGGGCGGTGAGCTTGAGGCCTTCGGCCATGGTCAGGTAGGGGCTCCAGAGGTTGGCGACCTGGTCGACGGTCATGCCGGCCTCAAGGATGTAGACACCGGCGGCGGCGAGGTCTCCGGCGTCCTGGGCGAGGGCGGTGATGCCGACGATGACGCCGGTGTCGGCGTCAGCGACGATCTTGATGAGCCCTCGGGTGTCCCTGTTCACGATCGCGCGCGGGACGTGCTCTAGGGGCAGGACGCGGCAGTCGCAGCGGATCCCGGCGGCGTTAGCCTGCTGGTCGGTCATCCCGACCGAGGCCAGGGCGGGGCTGGTGAACACGACCCGGGGCAGGTGGCGGTAGTCGACCTCACGGCCGGCATCGGTGAGGGCGTTGTCGGCGACCAGGGTGCCGTGGGCCGCGGCGACGTACACGAACTGCGGGTGGGCGGTGACGTCTCCGGCGGCCCAGACGCGCGGGTTTGTGGCGCGCAGTTGACTGTCGACGATGACCTCTCCGCGCTTACCGGTGCGCACGTCGACGGTGTCGAGGCCGAGCGTGCCAGTGACCGCGCGGCGCCCGGTGGCGACGAGGATTTCGGCCGCCCGGAGCTCCTGTGAGCCGTCGGCGGTGGTGGCGGCGATCGTGACCTCGCCGCCGGCCGGGTCGCGGCGCACCGCGGTGGGCACCGCCCCGTAGATGACCTCGATGCCTTCGTCGGTGAAGATCTCCTCCAGGGCGGTGGAGGCCTCGGGTTCTTCGTGGGACGCCAGGCGTGAGCGGACCAGCATGGTGACCCGGGCGCCGAGCCGGGCGAAGAGCTGGGCCTGCTCCATGGCGACGTAGCCGCCACCGATGACCAGCAGCGAGTCCGGGACGTGGTCCAGATCCATCGCGGTGGTCGAGGTCAGGTAGCCCGCCTCATGGAGGCCGGGGACCGGCGGCGCCCAGGGGGTGGAGCCGGTGGCGATGAGGTAATGCGCGGCGCCGACGACCTCCACCGTGCCGTCAGGGCCAGCGACGTGGAGTACCGGATCGGTGGGTGTGCCGACGAACGTGGCCTCCCCGGGCAGGAGGTCCCACCCGTACTCGGCAGCCAGGTCGACGTACTTCTCGCCACGCAGCGATCCGACGAGCTCATCCTTACCGGCGACCAGGGCCGGCATGTCCACCGGCCGGACGTCGGGGGCCGACAGGCCGGGGAACCGGGCGGCGTCGAGCGTGACGTGGCGAGCCTCGGCGGCCGCGAGCAGCGCCTTGGAGGGCACACACCCGGTGTTCACGCAGGTACCGCCGACGGTGCCGCGCTCGATCATCACCACCCGTCTGCCCAGGTTGGTGGCGCGGATCGCGGCCGCGAACGCCGCCCCACCGGAACCGATCACCGCCAGGTCATACGACCTGCGCTCAGCTGTTGCCGTCATGAGCTCCTCCTTCATCGCCCTCAGGATCGACCTTCCAGTGCACTGGAAGGTCAAGGCAGAATGAGTGGCATGCGGATCGGTGAGGTGGCTCAGGCGTCAGGCACGACAACCAAGACCCTGCGGTACTACGAGGAATTCGGACTGCTGCCCGACCCGGACCGGACCCCGGCGGGGTACCGCGACTACGGCCCCGACGTGCTCGACCGGCTGAACTTCATCCGCCGGGGGCAAGTCGCCGGGCTGACCCTGACCCAGATCAGCCAGGTGCTGGACATCCGGGACCGGGGGCAGGCCCCCTGCCAGCACGTCACCGACCTGCTCGACACCCGCCTCGAGGTGATCGACCAGCAGATCGCCCAACTCCAGCAACTGCGCACGACCGTCGCCGCCCTGCGCGACGATGCCGCATCAGCCGACCCGGCCACCTGCTCGCCCGGAGACGTCTGCCGCTACCTCTGACCCACTGACGCCCGATCCGGCTACGTGGCACCATCTCGGACATGACCGATAGCAAGAGGTTGCGGTGCTCCTGCTGCGGACGGCTCCGGCCGCGCACGTCCCTTCACGCCCTCGGCCGCGAGCCAGCCTACATCTGCCGGCGCTGCGGACTCTGGGTCGCACTCCGGC
Coding sequences:
- a CDS encoding vitamin K epoxide reductase family protein: MTRTTPADVIDTGGLDSDGNGSVVATRTVAWVLLVAGLVGFAAAFVLAVEKYWLLTNPFYTPSCSVNAAISCGPVMSSPQAAVFGFPNPYLGIAGFAVVAATGAMLLAAGRLAGWYTIGLQIGAVLGTVFVAWLMVQSLTVIHALCPYCMAAWAATFATFWYVTLTNLGLIRHRLPGTLDRAVGAAGRHHSAILAGWLLIVAVLVTVTAWGF
- a CDS encoding thioredoxin domain-containing protein codes for the protein MTSRRKNSRPPRDQSSRRSQLAAQQQAAARSKKRNRIVTAVAAGVVVLLMAAVVVLQVRSQGNEPPTAASAANVTVRDNSHRLSDAPDGKVTFVEFLDFECEACGAAFPAVEQLRAAYGDRVSFVVRYFPLDGHFNAQRAARAVEAAAQQGQFEAMYQKMYETQSEWGEQQVPRDDLFRQFAQELGLDMGKWDADYASDATMARIQADIDDGRAMGVTGTPTFFLNGQRLEPKSYDDLTTALDQALDQQ
- a CDS encoding metalloregulator ArsR/SmtB family transcription factor, whose amino-acid sequence is MNWAHPLVHELAEEADASAEAGPAAAVDLFRSLADPARLTILRHLSLGEHRVVDLTAHLGLAQSTTSAHLACLRDCGLVASRTVGRASMYSLAVEGELMGLLAAAERLLAVTGDAVTLCPSNHGPASADPTLRDSADATATLR
- a CDS encoding isoprenylcysteine carboxylmethyltransferase family protein — encoded protein: MSELAAPAAGLVYAAAVVLLLIRRSWRQYRLTGSTGFNGFRGAAQDPAARAGGIGFAMAVLIGLVAPWLATAGLLPVWNVPLLVAAVGALVAAAGVRLGVTAQQAMGRSWRIGVDQTETTELVTDGPFRLIRNPIFTALMMIQTGTATMAPTWLSLIGAGLMIAACQVQTRLVEEPYLLARHDTAYRAYATAAGRFVPGAGRLRDVTAPSTPHPSGGRS
- a CDS encoding cation diffusion facilitator family transporter, which encodes MTGGHSHSHAPVTATGRHRRRLVLVVAITAAVFVAQVIGGLASGSLALLADAGHMLTDSTGLIIALIAATLAARPATPAHTYGLQRVEVLAAMINGLLLTGIAVWVLTRAIERWNQPVEISSGLMLIVAVIGAIANTVGLLILRGGKDDSLNLRGAYLEVLGDLLGSLAVIAAALIITFTGYTRADSIASLLIFVMIIPRAFSLLRDVVDVLLEATPRGIDLDQIRQHILDIDGVTDVHDLHAWTITSGVPVLSAHVVIDATWLAEGRSGQILDRLSECLGDHFDVDHCTFQLEPEGHQAHEPAHHD
- a CDS encoding DinB family protein — encoded protein: MEGRVSRQSVHEELERARETLHRLVRDAPPPALRRRTEGTRWTNRQMLFHMLLGYLVVRTLLPLVRTLGRLPDPVSRVFAMVLNAGTRPFHVVNYLGGCGGGLLFRDRRLLAQVDRTIAALHQRLDRESDASLALRMHFPTGWDPYFTQTMSVLDVYHYGTQHFDHHRKQLTLEPE
- the merA gene encoding mercury(II) reductase — protein: MTATAERRSYDLAVIGSGGAAFAAAIRATNLGRRVVMIERGTVGGTCVNTGCVPSKALLAAAEARHVTLDAARFPGLSAPDVRPVDMPALVAGKDELVGSLRGEKYVDLAAEYGWDLLPGEATFVGTPTDPVLHVAGPDGTVEVVGAAHYLIATGSTPWAPPVPGLHEAGYLTSTTAMDLDHVPDSLLVIGGGYVAMEQAQLFARLGARVTMLVRSRLASHEEPEASTALEEIFTDEGIEVIYGAVPTAVRRDPAGGEVTIAATTADGSQELRAAEILVATGRRAVTGTLGLDTVDVRTGKRGEVIVDSQLRATNPRVWAAGDVTAHPQFVYVAAAHGTLVADNALTDAGREVDYRHLPRVVFTSPALASVGMTDQQANAAGIRCDCRVLPLEHVPRAIVNRDTRGLIKIVADADTGVIVGITALAQDAGDLAAAGVYILEAGMTVDQVANLWSPYLTMAEGLKLTAQSFTTDVTRLSCCAA
- a CDS encoding heavy metal-responsive transcriptional regulator — encoded protein: MRIGEVAQASGTTTKTLRYYEEFGLLPDPDRTPAGYRDYGPDVLDRLNFIRRGQVAGLTLTQISQVLDIRDRGQAPCQHVTDLLDTRLEVIDQQIAQLQQLRTTVAALRDDAASADPATCSPGDVCRYL